The Desulfovibrionales bacterium genome window below encodes:
- a CDS encoding electron transfer flavoprotein subunit beta/FixA family protein — MDIVVCIKQVPNSAHVRIDPETKALVREGVESIVNPYDMHALEAGLSLKERYGGKVTVLTMGPPQAETALREALSCGADEAVLLSDRAFAGSDTWATTYILSLGIEKIGHFDLIICGKQAIDGDTAQVGPGLAERLNLPYVTYVRRIEFVENGAMRVQRLMDSGYDVLDLPLPALLTVVKEINEPRLPTLKAKIRAKNQQIPVYGAKELGADEKKIGLAGSFTEVTEIFAPKWDRKRLMIEGPVEEQVEILLKNIKQIRY, encoded by the coding sequence ATGGACATCGTAGTCTGCATAAAACAGGTTCCAAATTCGGCCCATGTCCGTATTGATCCTGAGACCAAAGCCCTGGTACGGGAGGGGGTAGAAAGCATTGTCAATCCCTATGACATGCACGCCCTCGAGGCCGGATTGAGTCTTAAGGAACGTTATGGAGGAAAGGTAACGGTATTAACCATGGGCCCGCCCCAGGCTGAAACGGCGCTCAGGGAGGCCCTTTCCTGTGGCGCTGATGAGGCCGTGCTCCTTTCCGATCGGGCCTTTGCCGGTTCTGATACCTGGGCTACTACCTATATCCTATCTCTGGGCATTGAAAAGATCGGCCATTTTGATTTGATTATTTGCGGAAAACAGGCTATAGATGGGGACACAGCTCAGGTCGGCCCCGGTCTCGCTGAGCGTTTAAATCTTCCTTATGTTACCTATGTGCGGCGGATAGAATTCGTGGAAAACGGCGCCATGCGTGTGCAAAGGCTGATGGACAGTGGATACGACGTGCTTGACCTGCCCCTGCCGGCCCTTTTAACCGTGGTCAAAGAGATCAACGAGCCTCGTCTTCCTACGCTTAAGGCCAAGATAAGGGCCAAGAATCAGCAGATTCCCGTTTATGGGGCCAAAGAGCTTGGCGCTGATGAAAAGAAGATCGGTCTGGCTGGATCATTTACCGAGGTAACCGAGATTTTTGCCCCGAAATGGGATAGAAAGCGCCTGATGATCGAAGGCCCGGTCGAGGAACAGGTAGAGATTTTGCTTAAAAATATTAAACAGATTAGGTATTAA
- the amrB gene encoding AmmeMemoRadiSam system protein B gives MVRKPAVAGQFYPGSAAALEREVRSYLVPGEKKEVLGVISPHAGYIYSGHVAGAVFSRIAVPDDVIILGPNHRGMGDSYAVMAEGTWQMPNGEVSINKELASLILGHSRHITVDYRAHAYEHSLEVQVPFLQALNKDFRLVPVVLAHAGWEVCREIGESIAKAIKDYSRKVLIVASSDMTHYESDKSARQKDKLAIDRILALDPQGLLATVLKHDISMCGVVPATITLTACKELGATHAELVKYATSGDVSGDYLQVVGYAGLHIE, from the coding sequence ATGGTAAGAAAACCAGCCGTAGCCGGTCAATTTTATCCGGGGTCGGCGGCAGCCTTAGAAAGGGAAGTGCGGTCGTATCTGGTTCCGGGGGAGAAGAAGGAAGTCCTGGGGGTTATTTCCCCTCACGCCGGGTATATATACTCCGGCCACGTAGCCGGGGCGGTCTTTTCCCGTATAGCCGTTCCCGATGATGTGATTATATTAGGTCCCAACCACCGGGGCATGGGCGATTCTTATGCCGTGATGGCCGAGGGTACATGGCAGATGCCTAACGGCGAGGTCTCTATCAATAAGGAACTCGCTTCCCTGATACTTGGGCATTCACGCCATATTACAGTTGATTACCGCGCCCATGCTTATGAGCATTCACTGGAGGTGCAGGTTCCTTTTCTGCAGGCGTTAAATAAGGATTTCAGGCTGGTGCCAGTCGTCCTCGCCCATGCGGGCTGGGAGGTCTGCCGGGAGATCGGCGAATCTATAGCCAAGGCCATCAAGGATTACAGCCGGAAGGTGCTTATCGTGGCCAGTTCAGATATGACCCACTACGAGTCTGACAAGTCCGCCAGGCAGAAAGATAAGTTGGCGATTGACCGCATCCTGGCCCTTGATCCGCAGGGCCTTTTAGCCACAGTCCTTAAACACGATATCTCTATGTGCGGGGTTGTCCCGGCAACGATTACCCTGACAGCCTGCAAAGAGCTAGGGGCTACTCATGCTGAACTGGTTAAGTATGCCACCTCAGGTGATGTCAGTGGTGATTACCTGCAGGTGGTCGGGTACGCCGGACTTCACATAGAGTAA
- a CDS encoding metallopeptidase TldD-related protein — protein MYLSDIADYLSSVKELTAWEVTQLKRRESQLYTIFQDVENIREVTSEEFQIKVYLTYERDGQSFLGESSFVLTGDDLPRPKIESALEMARLIANRPFSLPESGQAYSAVKAFDAKVASDPAYYLEQIHGELITFSYPGIELSSSEIFVAESTYTLLNSTGLRAKREETKIMLDFVLLAGNKDKEGEIDGLKRCRLYADLKLAPTLNQYAAYARDLLTAEPPPTGLYDVIFAEEALDTFFNYFIAQAGGLAAYQGWSQFKENEPIMSNPKGERLTLISDPFLPGSMKSKSFDENGLASERVLVIENNIFRNRTANKRYADYLGIEPTGDFANVVVSPGDYSLKDLMSPSPVLYLLKFSTFEPNPVTGAFSGEIRVGYLIDGDKRVPIKGGSISGTMSQALKEIYFSKETTKRESYSGPLAVKVCNLNVAGR, from the coding sequence ATGTATCTTTCTGATATTGCCGACTACCTATCATCTGTAAAAGAACTGACCGCGTGGGAAGTAACCCAACTGAAGCGCCGTGAGTCCCAGCTTTATACTATCTTTCAGGACGTAGAAAACATCCGGGAAGTAACGAGCGAAGAGTTTCAGATAAAAGTATATCTTACGTACGAAAGAGATGGTCAGAGTTTTCTGGGAGAGTCATCTTTTGTGCTGACCGGAGACGATCTCCCGCGCCCGAAGATTGAATCCGCCCTGGAGATGGCCCGGCTGATTGCCAACCGGCCCTTCTCCCTGCCCGAATCCGGACAGGCCTACTCCGCCGTAAAGGCCTTTGACGCAAAGGTTGCATCTGATCCGGCATATTATCTTGAGCAGATTCACGGGGAGTTGATCACTTTCAGCTATCCGGGAATCGAATTAAGTTCTTCTGAGATATTCGTGGCGGAAAGCACATATACACTTCTCAACTCTACCGGCCTCCGAGCCAAGCGTGAAGAGACAAAAATCATGCTCGATTTTGTCCTCCTGGCCGGGAATAAGGATAAAGAGGGTGAGATCGACGGCCTGAAGCGCTGCCGCCTTTATGCCGACCTCAAGTTGGCTCCCACCCTGAATCAATATGCCGCCTATGCCCGGGATTTGTTGACGGCTGAGCCGCCGCCTACGGGGTTGTATGATGTGATATTTGCGGAAGAGGCCCTGGATACCTTTTTTAATTATTTCATCGCCCAGGCCGGCGGCCTGGCCGCCTATCAGGGATGGTCTCAGTTTAAAGAAAACGAGCCTATAATGAGTAACCCCAAAGGCGAGAGGCTCACGCTCATAAGCGACCCCTTTTTGCCGGGCAGCATGAAGAGCAAATCCTTTGACGAAAATGGGCTGGCCTCTGAAAGGGTTTTGGTGATCGAGAATAACATCTTCAGAAATCGTACTGCCAATAAACGATACGCCGATTACCTGGGAATAGAACCTACCGGAGATTTTGCGAATGTTGTGGTCTCACCCGGGGATTATTCTCTGAAAGACCTCATGTCCCCTTCCCCGGTGCTTTACCTTCTTAAGTTTTCTACCTTTGAACCCAATCCGGTCACCGGGGCCTTTTCCGGAGAGATTCGCGTGGGGTATCTGATTGATGGGGATAAACGCGTGCCGATCAAAGGAGGATCAATCTCCGGCACCATGTCTCAGGCCCTGAAAGAGATTTATTTTTCTAAGGAAACAACCAAGCGGGAATCCTACAGTGGCCCTTTGGCTGTTAAGGTCTGCAATCTGAATGTAGCTGGTCGATAG
- a CDS encoding DUF177 domain-containing protein yields MKIKVHDIPQEGLSCRVEYGGEILQDITQVQEPIAVNIKIERMGRDIRVRGDIKARLLLNCSRCLEDFAWALADEFDFLLMLPPGEKGYPEIELSPEDMDVSFFDGETVDVAQIAAEQIFLQMPVKPLCHEECKGLCPHCGVNLNLISCDCRAEATSSAFETLRDITLKDRS; encoded by the coding sequence TTGAAGATAAAGGTACATGACATCCCCCAGGAAGGGTTAAGCTGCCGTGTCGAATACGGGGGAGAGATTCTACAGGATATAACTCAGGTACAGGAGCCGATCGCGGTTAACATAAAGATTGAACGGATGGGACGCGATATCCGGGTCAGGGGCGATATTAAGGCCAGGCTATTACTTAACTGCAGTCGTTGCCTGGAGGATTTTGCATGGGCGCTGGCGGATGAATTCGATTTCCTGTTGATGTTACCCCCCGGAGAAAAGGGTTATCCCGAAATTGAGCTTTCACCTGAGGATATGGACGTCTCTTTTTTTGACGGGGAGACCGTGGATGTGGCGCAGATCGCGGCCGAGCAGATATTCTTGCAGATGCCTGTCAAACCTCTCTGTCATGAGGAGTGTAAGGGGCTGTGTCCGCATTGCGGCGTCAATCTGAATCTTATCTCATGTGACTGCCGGGCAGAGGCGACTTCCTCGGCATTTGAGACGTTGAGAGATATAACACTCAAGGATAGATCATAA
- the plsX gene encoding phosphate acyltransferase PlsX, which produces MNTNHITNYDMIRVAVDAMGGDHAPTVVIEGAAQAVKERPLSIILVGREDLLTQEIERLGAGSGHFIIQNAAEVVGMDESPSEALKKKKDSSIRVAFEIVGQGRADAAVSAGNSGATLATASFVLGRLEGVERPAIAGVLPTLKGPTVMIDAGANVDCKPHHLLQFGIMGTVFSQGILGVSNPRVGLMSIGEEGAKGNLVVKKAYGLFSASSLNFIGNVEGRDVFRGDVDVIVCDGFVGNVSLKLSEGLAEAISLMLRAEIEKSLFARAGYLLCSSAFRRFKKKVDYAEYGGAPLLGINGIGIIAHGRSCPRAIKNAILMAAEFVSQKLNEHLLSNLRNSGDLQALGRRRVVSDR; this is translated from the coding sequence ATGAACACTAACCATATAACCAACTATGATATGATAAGAGTAGCTGTTGATGCCATGGGGGGCGACCATGCCCCCACCGTGGTCATAGAAGGGGCCGCTCAGGCTGTAAAGGAAAGGCCTCTTTCCATCATTCTGGTTGGCCGGGAAGATCTATTAACTCAAGAAATTGAGCGTCTCGGGGCCGGATCGGGTCATTTTATCATACAAAATGCCGCAGAAGTTGTGGGCATGGATGAATCTCCTTCTGAGGCCTTAAAAAAGAAGAAGGATTCTTCTATCCGGGTGGCGTTTGAGATAGTGGGCCAGGGCCGGGCCGACGCAGCCGTCAGCGCCGGAAATTCCGGCGCCACGCTGGCTACGGCCAGTTTTGTGCTGGGAAGGCTGGAAGGGGTGGAACGGCCGGCTATTGCCGGTGTCCTTCCTACTCTAAAGGGACCGACGGTGATGATTGATGCCGGGGCCAATGTGGACTGTAAGCCCCATCATCTTCTCCAATTCGGTATAATGGGCACGGTGTTTTCTCAGGGTATTTTGGGGGTATCCAATCCGCGTGTAGGTCTGATGAGTATAGGCGAAGAGGGCGCCAAAGGAAATCTGGTGGTAAAAAAGGCGTATGGGCTTTTTTCCGCGAGTTCACTCAACTTTATAGGTAACGTGGAAGGAAGGGACGTCTTTAGAGGCGACGTAGATGTTATTGTCTGTGATGGTTTTGTCGGCAATGTCTCGTTGAAGTTAAGCGAAGGTCTGGCCGAGGCCATCAGTCTTATGCTCAGGGCCGAGATAGAAAAGAGCCTTTTTGCCAGGGCAGGTTATTTGTTATGTAGTAGCGCCTTCCGAAGGTTTAAGAAAAAGGTGGATTATGCAGAGTACGGAGGAGCCCCTCTTCTGGGTATAAATGGCATCGGAATTATTGCCCATGGCCGATCTTGTCCCAGGGCCATCAAGAATGCCATTTTGATGGCTGCTGAGTTTGTATCACAGAAGCTGAACGAACACCTCCTTTCCAATTTAAGAAACAGCGGTGACTTGCAGGCCCTGGGCAGGCGGCGGGTCGTATCTGACAGGTAA
- a CDS encoding ketoacyl-ACP synthase III translates to MVRTVIVGTGCHLPARVLTNQDLEKMVDTSDEWITTRSGIKERRISSKDEPCSFLATQAAKKALDMAGIKAAELDMIIVCTLTPDMLMPTAACLVQKNLGAERAAAFDLSAACSGFLYGLATADNFIRNNIKLKILVIGAEVLSCRVNWKDRNTSVLFGDGAGAVVVTGRNGKRGILSNHLHADGALWKLLHIPGGGCVSPPSRQMLDDNLQYIHMQGRDVFKLAVRAMEESAREALEANNLSPQDIDLYIPHQANIRIINSIAERLQLPREKVYVNIHKYGNTSAATVPIALDEANREGRIREGDLIMLNAFGGGFTWGASLIRW, encoded by the coding sequence TTGGTACGCACGGTTATTGTCGGCACAGGTTGTCACTTACCGGCGAGGGTATTGACCAACCAGGATCTGGAAAAGATGGTCGATACCTCTGACGAATGGATTACTACGCGTTCGGGAATAAAAGAGCGCCGCATCTCCTCTAAGGATGAACCCTGTTCCTTCCTGGCCACGCAGGCGGCTAAGAAGGCCCTGGATATGGCCGGGATTAAGGCCGCAGAACTGGATATGATCATTGTCTGTACCCTTACGCCGGATATGCTCATGCCCACGGCCGCCTGTCTGGTACAGAAAAATCTTGGGGCAGAAAGGGCAGCGGCCTTTGACCTGTCTGCGGCGTGTTCCGGTTTTCTCTATGGTCTGGCTACCGCCGACAATTTTATCCGGAATAATATCAAGTTAAAAATACTGGTTATAGGGGCTGAGGTTCTCTCCTGTCGCGTCAATTGGAAGGATAGAAATACGAGTGTCCTTTTCGGGGATGGGGCCGGAGCAGTGGTGGTAACCGGTCGTAACGGAAAACGAGGTATCCTCTCCAACCATCTGCACGCCGACGGCGCTCTCTGGAAACTTTTACATATCCCGGGAGGCGGTTGCGTGTCGCCACCCTCCCGCCAGATGCTGGACGACAATCTGCAGTACATTCACATGCAGGGCCGTGATGTGTTTAAGCTGGCCGTAAGGGCCATGGAAGAATCCGCCCGGGAGGCCCTGGAGGCCAATAACTTATCTCCGCAGGATATAGACCTTTACATTCCTCATCAAGCCAATATACGAATTATTAACAGCATCGCTGAGCGCCTGCAACTGCCCAGGGAAAAGGTCTATGTTAATATCCATAAATATGGCAATACATCGGCCGCCACCGTTCCCATTGCCCTGGATGAGGCCAACCGTGAAGGGCGCATCAGGGAAGGAGATTTAATAATGCTCAATGCCTTCGGTGGAGGTTTTACCTGGGGGGCCTCGCTGATTAGATGGTGA
- a CDS encoding acyl-CoA dehydrogenase family protein — protein sequence MDYFLTDEQKMIVDLARKIAEEKVVPVRAELDEKEEFPWKIMEDLAKADLFGIYLPEKYGGFGGGCFENCLAVEQLGRACIGVATTFAASALGALPILFFGSEEQKQKYLPEIASGRKLAAFGLTEAGAGSDAGGIRTTATKDGDAYILNGTKQWITNGGEAEIYTIIALTDREKGARGASAFIVEKGDAGFSFGKKEKKMGLRASSTRELIFDHCRIPKGRLIGREGMGFIIAMKILDLARPGIGSLSVGLAQGALDAAVQYAKERVQFGHPIISFQAVQHMLADMATQTEAGRALVYAVARYIDSNPKDISKVSAMAKLFPSDAAMQVTTDAVQVFGGYGYMKDYPVEKMMRDAKILQIYEGTNQIQRSVIGQALNKEYSRTK from the coding sequence ATGGATTATTTCCTGACTGATGAGCAGAAGATGATTGTGGATCTGGCGCGTAAGATAGCCGAAGAAAAGGTTGTGCCCGTGCGTGCGGAACTGGATGAAAAAGAGGAATTTCCCTGGAAGATAATGGAAGACCTAGCGAAGGCAGACCTCTTCGGAATCTATCTTCCGGAAAAATACGGTGGATTTGGCGGGGGATGCTTTGAAAACTGTCTGGCTGTGGAACAACTCGGGCGCGCCTGTATTGGCGTAGCCACAACCTTCGCCGCCAGCGCCCTGGGGGCCCTTCCCATCCTTTTCTTCGGCAGCGAAGAGCAAAAGCAGAAATATCTGCCGGAGATCGCCAGTGGCCGAAAATTGGCGGCCTTCGGCCTGACGGAGGCCGGGGCAGGAAGCGATGCCGGAGGTATCCGCACCACGGCGACGAAAGACGGCGACGCCTATATTCTAAATGGAACCAAGCAATGGATAACCAACGGCGGTGAGGCGGAAATCTATACGATAATCGCTCTAACGGATCGAGAAAAAGGGGCGCGGGGAGCAAGCGCCTTCATCGTAGAGAAAGGGGATGCCGGGTTTAGCTTCGGGAAAAAGGAAAAGAAGATGGGGCTTCGGGCCTCATCTACACGGGAACTTATATTTGACCATTGCCGCATCCCCAAAGGCCGGCTTATCGGCCGTGAAGGCATGGGCTTTATAATAGCCATGAAAATCCTTGATCTGGCCAGGCCGGGCATCGGATCCCTGTCCGTCGGCCTGGCGCAAGGGGCTTTGGATGCCGCTGTGCAATATGCCAAAGAGCGGGTGCAATTCGGTCATCCCATAATCTCGTTCCAGGCCGTGCAGCACATGCTGGCGGATATGGCTACCCAGACGGAGGCGGGCCGGGCCCTGGTCTATGCCGTAGCCAGATATATAGACAGTAACCCCAAAGATATAAGTAAGGTCTCGGCCATGGCCAAGCTCTTTCCCAGTGATGCGGCCATGCAGGTGACCACTGATGCGGTCCAGGTCTTTGGCGGCTATGGTTACATGAAGGACTATCCCGTGGAGAAGATGATGCGGGACGCCAAAATACTTCAGATTTATGAAGGAACCAACCAGATCCAACGCAGTGTCATTGGCCAGGCACTGAATAAGGAATATAGCCGCACTAAGTAA
- the rpmF gene encoding 50S ribosomal protein L32, with protein MGLPKRRHSKSRRGKRRAQQGLALSGLSLCPQCQETKLPHRVCPHCGTYKGRTLIEVTE; from the coding sequence ATGGGATTACCAAAAAGAAGACATTCAAAGTCAAGGAGGGGAAAACGGCGGGCCCAGCAGGGCTTGGCGTTGTCCGGTCTTTCTCTTTGCCCGCAGTGCCAGGAAACCAAGTTGCCGCACCGTGTTTGTCCTCACTGCGGCACTTATAAGGGCCGGACCTTAATCGAAGTAACCGAATAA
- a CDS encoding TldD/PmbA family protein: MVIMIKTLKFLLADLVFDMEKKVPYASALAMETEGEKVTVETHEQKAEPLPPQRGVVFTVFTGRHFMEAATNDLRPEILKKTAQDLVKKAEDLIRYDGPVIDPGEMTDQEFYVQRQIKNEDIPLARKIDLCRSCKDRVERADKRITSALCQYLFVRTRELFVNRHKKLYQDLKRTQAVAFVVMCNGERASQLHTGHAYQGGYEHAALPEEKLDKLITDCARILYAERLNPGHYDCIFSPAFAGMFAHEAFGHGMETDMFLKRRAKGAEYINKQVASPLVNMFDSPALPGQAASFFFDHEGQPASETQIIENGILKSGLTDLNSALRLNLRRTANGRRESFTNKVYARMTNTYFGPGRNSFEEMVRDIPYGYFLDHPSNGMEDPKGWGIQLEGYYTEEIRDGRLTGKVYSPVIVTGYVPELLKSITMVGDKIEIGGLGMCGKGHKEWVKVTDGGPYLRLKARLG, encoded by the coding sequence ATGGTAATTATGATTAAGACGCTTAAATTTCTATTGGCCGATCTCGTCTTTGACATGGAGAAAAAGGTCCCTTACGCCTCCGCCCTGGCTATGGAGACGGAAGGAGAAAAGGTCACCGTAGAGACCCATGAACAGAAGGCTGAGCCGTTGCCTCCCCAGCGGGGGGTAGTGTTCACGGTCTTCACCGGACGTCATTTCATGGAAGCGGCGACAAACGACCTTAGGCCGGAGATACTGAAAAAGACGGCGCAGGATCTCGTCAAAAAAGCAGAAGACCTGATTCGCTACGATGGCCCTGTAATCGACCCTGGAGAAATGACGGACCAGGAATTTTACGTCCAGCGTCAGATAAAAAACGAAGATATTCCTCTTGCCCGGAAAATAGACCTCTGCCGGTCCTGCAAAGACCGGGTGGAACGGGCCGATAAACGGATAACCAGCGCCCTTTGCCAATACCTTTTTGTGAGGACACGGGAACTTTTCGTGAACCGTCACAAAAAGCTCTATCAGGACCTGAAAAGAACCCAGGCGGTAGCCTTTGTTGTGATGTGTAATGGTGAAAGGGCCTCCCAACTCCATACCGGACACGCCTATCAGGGCGGCTACGAACATGCGGCATTGCCTGAAGAAAAGCTCGACAAGCTCATTACGGATTGTGCCCGCATCCTTTATGCGGAGCGTCTTAATCCCGGCCACTATGACTGTATTTTTTCTCCGGCGTTTGCCGGCATGTTTGCCCACGAGGCCTTCGGCCACGGCATGGAGACAGATATGTTTCTTAAACGCAGGGCCAAAGGCGCCGAGTACATTAATAAACAGGTGGCCTCCCCTCTGGTGAACATGTTCGATTCCCCTGCCCTCCCCGGCCAGGCCGCCTCTTTTTTCTTCGACCACGAGGGGCAACCGGCGAGCGAAACGCAGATAATTGAAAACGGCATATTAAAATCCGGCCTGACTGACCTTAACTCTGCCCTTCGGCTAAACTTGCGCCGCACGGCCAACGGGAGGCGTGAGTCATTTACGAACAAGGTCTATGCGCGTATGACCAATACGTATTTTGGCCCAGGAAGAAATTCCTTTGAGGAGATGGTACGAGATATCCCCTACGGCTATTTTCTTGACCACCCCTCAAACGGCATGGAAGATCCCAAGGGATGGGGCATTCAGCTCGAAGGATACTATACCGAGGAAATACGCGACGGCCGACTGACCGGCAAGGTTTACAGCCCGGTCATCGTAACCGGCTATGTCCCGGAACTTCTCAAGTCCATTACCATGGTTGGCGATAAAATAGAGATCGGGGGCCTGGGTATGTGCGGCAAGGGGCATAAGGAGTGGGTTAAAGTAACAGACGGCGGGCCGTACTTGAGACTGAAGGCGAGATTAGGATAA
- the gltX gene encoding glutamate--tRNA ligase, translated as MSEVRTRFSPSPTGYLHIGGARTALFNWLFARRHGGTFVLRIEDTDVARSTEEATRAILDGLKWLGIDWDEGPYFQSQRLDIYQSYIDRLVSEGKAYYCSCSPEELDARRKAAMAEGRKPKYDGTCRNRRLEKGPNTVVRFRAPEHGTTVVHDLVKGATVFDNAELDDLIIQRSDGMPTYNFAVVIDDISMEITHVIRGDDHLNNTPRQILLYEALGWPAPEFAHVPMILGADKSRLSKRHGATSVLAYKEMGYLPQAMLNYLTRLGWSHGDQEIFSREELIEKFSLENVGKSAGIFNPDKLLWLNAHYIKEEDPNRLARLVLPFLEQHGIKVEDVSYLAKAIPALQPRSKTLVEMAGGMPFYFKDELDYEEKAARKFLTPDIKGLMQQILEELKGLPLFRQEDMEATFERFCAEKDIKFKQIAQPLRLILTGKTVSPGLFELMEVLGPERVVKRLERGIKYLASTV; from the coding sequence ATGTCTGAGGTACGCACGCGTTTTTCGCCCAGTCCAACTGGTTATCTCCACATTGGCGGGGCGCGCACCGCCCTGTTTAACTGGCTTTTCGCCCGGAGGCATGGCGGGACGTTTGTCCTGCGGATTGAAGACACAGATGTAGCCCGCTCTACAGAAGAGGCGACCCGGGCTATTCTGGACGGCCTTAAATGGCTGGGTATTGATTGGGACGAAGGCCCGTATTTCCAATCTCAGCGTCTGGATATCTATCAGTCTTACATTGACCGCCTTGTGTCGGAAGGAAAGGCATATTATTGTTCATGTTCGCCGGAGGAATTGGATGCCAGAAGGAAGGCCGCTATGGCCGAAGGGAGAAAGCCAAAATATGACGGCACCTGCCGTAATCGGCGTCTTGAGAAAGGACCGAATACCGTCGTCCGTTTTCGCGCCCCGGAGCACGGAACAACTGTAGTACATGATCTGGTAAAAGGGGCAACGGTTTTTGACAATGCAGAACTGGACGACCTGATTATACAGCGCAGCGACGGCATGCCCACTTACAACTTCGCCGTGGTGATAGACGACATCAGCATGGAGATTACCCATGTTATCCGGGGCGACGATCACCTGAATAATACCCCTCGTCAGATATTGCTCTATGAGGCCTTGGGCTGGCCGGCGCCGGAGTTTGCCCATGTGCCTATGATTCTGGGCGCAGATAAAAGCAGGCTCAGTAAACGCCACGGAGCCACCTCCGTACTGGCTTATAAAGAGATGGGCTACTTACCCCAGGCCATGCTTAACTATCTGACCCGGCTCGGCTGGTCTCATGGAGACCAGGAGATATTCTCGCGGGAAGAATTGATTGAAAAGTTTTCTTTAGAGAATGTGGGTAAGTCTGCGGGCATCTTTAACCCGGATAAACTTCTCTGGCTGAACGCCCATTATATTAAGGAAGAAGACCCGAATAGATTGGCCCGGCTTGTTCTCCCATTTCTGGAACAGCACGGCATTAAGGTGGAAGATGTGTCTTATCTGGCCAAGGCTATTCCTGCCCTGCAGCCGCGCAGCAAGACGCTGGTAGAGATGGCCGGGGGCATGCCCTTTTATTTTAAAGATGAATTGGACTATGAAGAAAAAGCCGCCCGGAAGTTTCTTACCCCGGACATTAAAGGACTCATGCAGCAGATTTTGGAAGAATTAAAAGGGCTTCCTCTCTTTCGACAGGAGGATATGGAGGCTACATTTGAACGTTTCTGCGCCGAAAAAGATATTAAATTTAAACAAATAGCCCAGCCCCTCCGGCTCATACTTACCGGCAAAACAGTAAGCCCGGGCCTGTTTGAGTTGATGGAAGTCCTCGGCCCGGAAAGGGTAGTAAAGCGCTTGGAGCGAGGCATTAAGTACCTCGCCTCTACGGTATGA